Proteins from a single region of Pseudomonas fulva:
- the pnp gene encoding polyribonucleotide nucleotidyltransferase, with protein sequence MNPVIKKFQFGQSTVTLETGRIARQASGAVLVTVDNDVTVLVTVVGAKSADPSKGFFPLSVHYQEKTYAAGKIPGGFFKREARPSEKETLTSRLIDRPIRPLFPEGFQNEVQVICTVVSTSKKTDPDIAAMIGTSAALAISGIPFDGPIGAARVAYHPETGYLLNPNYEQLKASSLDMVVAGTKDAVLMVESEAKELTEDQMLGAVLFAHDEFQAVIQAVTELAAEAGKPRWDWQAAAANTSLLDAIRAEFGAAISDAYTIIIKQDRYARLGELRDQVVAKFSGEEGQPSAGEVKDAFGEIEYRTVRENIVNGKPRIDGRDTRTVRGLNIEVGVLDKTHGSALFTRGETQALVVATLGTARDAQLLDTLEGEKKDPFMLHYNFPPYSVGECGRMGATGRREIGHGRLARRGVAAMLPSADEFPYTIRIVSEITESNGSSSMASVCGASLALMDAGVPMKAPVAGIAMGLVKEGEKFAVLTDILGDEDHLGDMDFKVAGTANGVTALQMDIKIQGITEEIMEIALNQALEARLNILGQMNQVIAQSRSELSANAPTMLAMKIDQDKIRDVIGKGGATIRAICEETKASIDIEDDGSIKIFGETKEAADAAKQRVLAITAEAEIGKIYVGKVERIVDFGAFVNILPGKDGLVHISMLSDARVEKVTDILKEGQEVEVLVLDVDNRGRIKLSIKDVAAAKASGV encoded by the coding sequence TAGGCGCCAAGTCCGCCGACCCGAGCAAGGGCTTCTTCCCGCTGTCCGTGCACTACCAGGAAAAGACCTACGCAGCCGGCAAGATCCCTGGCGGCTTCTTCAAGCGTGAAGCGCGCCCGAGCGAGAAGGAAACCCTGACCTCGCGCCTGATCGATCGGCCGATCCGCCCGCTGTTCCCGGAAGGCTTCCAGAACGAAGTGCAGGTCATCTGCACCGTGGTCTCCACCAGCAAGAAGACCGATCCGGACATCGCCGCGATGATCGGTACCTCGGCTGCCCTGGCCATCTCCGGCATCCCGTTCGACGGCCCCATCGGTGCCGCCCGTGTTGCCTACCATCCCGAGACCGGCTACCTGCTGAACCCGAACTACGAGCAGCTCAAGGCGTCGAGCCTGGACATGGTCGTGGCCGGTACCAAAGACGCGGTACTGATGGTCGAATCCGAAGCCAAGGAACTGACCGAAGACCAGATGCTGGGCGCCGTGCTGTTCGCCCATGACGAATTCCAGGCCGTCATCCAGGCCGTTACCGAACTGGCCGCCGAAGCCGGCAAGCCGCGTTGGGACTGGCAGGCCGCTGCCGCCAACACCAGCCTGCTGGACGCCATCCGCGCCGAGTTCGGTGCCGCGATTTCCGACGCCTACACCATCATCATCAAGCAGGATCGCTATGCGCGCCTGGGCGAGCTGCGCGACCAGGTGGTTGCCAAGTTCTCCGGTGAGGAAGGCCAGCCGAGCGCCGGCGAAGTCAAAGACGCCTTCGGCGAAATCGAATACCGCACCGTGCGCGAGAACATCGTCAACGGCAAGCCGCGTATCGATGGCCGTGACACCCGTACCGTACGTGGCCTGAACATCGAAGTCGGGGTGCTGGACAAGACCCACGGCTCGGCCCTGTTCACCCGTGGCGAAACCCAGGCGCTGGTCGTGGCCACCCTCGGTACCGCCCGCGATGCGCAGTTGCTCGACACCCTCGAAGGCGAGAAGAAAGACCCCTTCATGCTGCACTACAACTTCCCGCCGTACTCGGTGGGTGAGTGTGGTCGCATGGGCGCCACCGGTCGTCGTGAAATCGGCCACGGCCGCCTGGCCCGTCGTGGCGTTGCCGCCATGCTGCCGAGCGCCGACGAGTTCCCGTACACCATCCGTATCGTCTCGGAGATCACCGAGTCCAACGGTTCGTCCTCCATGGCTTCCGTTTGCGGTGCTTCCCTGGCCCTGATGGACGCCGGTGTACCGATGAAGGCGCCGGTTGCCGGTATCGCCATGGGTCTGGTCAAGGAAGGCGAGAAATTCGCCGTGCTGACCGATATCCTCGGTGACGAAGACCACCTGGGCGACATGGACTTCAAGGTAGCCGGTACCGCCAATGGCGTCACCGCGCTGCAGATGGACATCAAGATCCAGGGCATCACCGAAGAGATCATGGAGATCGCCCTGAACCAGGCCCTGGAAGCGCGCCTGAACATCCTCGGCCAGATGAACCAGGTGATCGCCCAGTCGCGCAGCGAGCTGTCGGCCAACGCTCCGACCATGCTGGCGATGAAGATCGACCAGGACAAGATCCGTGACGTCATCGGCAAGGGCGGCGCCACCATCCGCGCCATCTGCGAAGAAACCAAGGCGTCGATCGACATCGAAGACGACGGCTCGATCAAGATCTTCGGCGAAACCAAGGAAGCCGCCGACGCCGCCAAGCAGCGCGTACTGGCGATCACCGCCGAGGCCGAGATCGGCAAGATCTACGTCGGCAAGGTCGAGCGTATCGTCGACTTCGGCGCCTTCGTCAACATCCTGCCGGGCAAGGACGGTCTGGTGCACATCTCCATGCTCAGCGATGCACGCGTGGAGAAGGTCACCGACATCCTCAAGGAAGGCCAGGAAGTGGAAGTGCTGGTGCTGGACGTGGACAACCGCGGCCGTATCAAGCTGTCCATCAAGGACGTCGCCGCTGCCAAGGCCTCGGGTGTCTGA